A genomic stretch from Taeniopygia guttata chromosome 9, bTaeGut7.mat, whole genome shotgun sequence includes:
- the LOC100229371 gene encoding tubulin alpha-3 chain isoform X2 codes for MGRGDDSFNTFFSETGAGKHVPRAVFVDLEPTVVDEVRTGTYRQLFHPEQLITGKEDAANNYARGHYTIGKEIVDLVLDRIRKLADLCTGLQGFLIFHSFGGGTGSGFASLLMERLSVDYGKKSKLEFAIYPAPQVSTAVVEPYNSILTTHTTLEHSDCAFMVDNEAIYDICRRNLDIGRPTYTNLNRLIGQIVSSITASLRFDGALNVDLTEFQTNLVPYPRIHFPLVTYAPIISAEKAYHEQLSVAEITHACFEPANQMVKCDPRHGKYMACCMLYRGDVVPKDVNAAIATIKTKRTIQFVDWCPTGFKVGINYQPPTVVPGADLAKVQRAVCMLSNTTAIAEAWARLDHKFDLMYTKRAFVHWYVGEGMEEGEFSEAREDLAALEKDYEEVGLDSVEAEAEEGDEY; via the exons ATGGGACGTGGAGATGATTCATTTAACACTTTCTTCAGTGAGACAGGAGCTGGTAAACATGTTCCGAGAGCAGTGTTTGTAGACCTAGAACCAACCGTAGTTG atgAAGTACGTACAGGCACGTATAGGCAGTTATTCCATCCTGAGCAGCTCATTACTGGGAAAGAAGATGCCGCCAATAATTATGCTAGAGGCCATTATACCATTGGCAAAGAGATTGTTGATCTGGTGCTAGACCGCATTCGCAAACTG GCTGACCTGTGCACAGGGCTGCAAGGCTTCCTCATCTTTCATAGTTTTGGAGGAGGCACTGGTTCAGGGTTTGCATCACTGCTCATGGAAAGGCTATCTGTTGACTATGGCAAGAAATCTAAACTGGAGTTTGCAATTTATCCAGCACCACAAGTTTCCACTGCTGTAGTGGAACCCTACAACTCAATTCTAACTACCCACACAACATTAGAGCATTCAGACTGTGCCTTTATGGTAGATAATGAAGCCATTTATGATATATGTCGTCGTAACCTGGACATTGGCCGTCCTACTTACACCAATTTAAACCGTTTAATTGGGCAAATTGTTTCATCCATCACAGCTTCACTGCGTTTTGATGGAGCCCTCAATGTAGATCTGACAGAATTTCAAACTAACCTGGTTCCATACCCACGAATCCACTTCCCCTTGGTAACATATGCCCCTATCATCTCAGCTGAAAAAGCATATCATGAGCAGTTATCTGTGGCTGAAATTACCCACGCTTGCTTTGAACCAGCCAACCAAATGGTCAAGTGTGACCCTCGCCATGGCAAGTACATGGCCTGCTGCATGTTATACAGAGGCGATGTTGTGCCCAAAGATGTCAATGCAGCCATTGCCACTATCAAGACTAAACGTACCATTCAGTTTGTGGATTGGTGCCCAACTGGATTCAAG GTGGGCATTAACTACCAGCCTCCAACTGTGGTGCCAGGTGCTGATCTTGCCAAGGTGCAGCGGGCTGTGTGTATGCTGAGTAATACAACTGCTATTGCAGAAGCATGGGCTCGGCTTGACCACAAATTTGATCTCATGTATACTAAGCGTGCCTTTGTGCATTGGTATGttggggaggggatggaggaaggAGAATTTTCTGAAGCCCGGGAAgacctggctgccctggagaaAGATTATGAAGAAGTTGGCCTAGACTCAGTAGAAGCAGAAGCTGAAGAAGGAGATGAATATTGA
- the HPS3 gene encoding BLOC-2 complex member HPS3 isoform X2: MVQLYNLHPFGSQRVVPCKQEPAHFCCGQDVLFVASAAASCRVEVFAVREEGRCEALGSFATLGPVLRMAHSSAGDYLVTIEEKSKATFLRAYTNWRCMSAGSSRVCVRMVGHKMEESYSEALKEQMSVVEMPLSDPPLCISCCPVNGDLLVGCKNKLVMFCLKYRVINQNLTLLDFERSLILHIDNLIPAEVAFCARHIAITTELDVLILKLELVQQSADRTDQCAQGVSVPEKSVDEGVKDENTSTHPLQLELDEFIICQKPVELLGEESKLCEIPVTLESTELPTEDTKHFQVQYLLFRRFAPDQSPFGFCEETKLHSVQLLPVYQTGISATAYEKTENKRKLLSLFCFFSLPHVGYLYSLGKLVELISTYQYSEKSEQAVLTPQFLHVITSQNLQCFTVRCSAAAARGGDPYIDTTVKVEYSRTYENVKTESCIHLLSEAHLLVRAAIMDPHFLKSDEKEDLLRAFRESCAFLGDCYSRFDTKDYHLALPYYRMSGLSMTEVLKRLVSEGDEIQTYERGFIFYLTHSLNEDSNEELSKESGNKVLQIFYLADPVQLPDILCSPSMRNICPLTAVKYLQEVEKMMPSVVLTLTKAFLALKMGNLTMYEHEMQSYKETTLACGFIGQPRLLQQRKEGIVMPTEFAVHLKEMQPGLLVAATVALHENSKIELEEADTFFKMLCNSSENTIPQLLVDFWEALLVVSSQEKILQELLLRVTSQYVWRISKKQLPETKPLKTTEDLINSCSHFGLIVPWVTSIMSVGCLYDRDYHEDISRLQSLLCSQSINIASALPVLEPLTEADSVGLTVRVLCNTRLGKYEEAIDQLLSRCPDAVVFYAQHELKGDSQALWWNKLLPELCKRTRLTGNDCPVLISSLKETLSIVAMELKLRDFLSLLPEDGTAAFFLPHLLHCSQRKLVT; encoded by the exons ATGGTGCAGCTTTACAACCTGCACCCGTTCGGGTCGCAGCGAGTAGTGCCCTGCAAGCAAGAACCGGCGCACTTCTGCTGCGGCCAAGATGTGCTGTTCGTGGCCAGCGCGGCGGCCAGCTGCAGGGTGGAGGTGTTCGCCGTGCGCGAAGAGGGCCGCTGCGAAGCCCTGGGCTCCTTCGCCACGCTGGGTCCGGTGCTGCGCATGGCGCACAGCTCGGCAG GAGACTACTTGGTGACaattgaagaaaaaagcaaagcaacttTCCTAAGAGCATATACGAACTGGAGATGCATGTCTGCAGGGAGCTCTCGTGTGTGTGTCCGGATGGTTGGTCACAAGATGGAAGAGTCATACAGTGAAGCCTTAAAAGAACAGATGTCAGTTGTTGAAATGCCACTTTCAGATCCTCCACTGTGCATTTCATGTTGTCCTGTGAATGGAGATCTTCTTGTGGGCTGCAAGAATAAACTAGTCATGTTCTGTTTGAAGTACCGTGTCATAAACCAGAATTTGACTCTGTTAGATTTTGAACGTTCCTTAATTTTGCACATTGATAACCTCATTCCTGCAGAAGTTGCATTTTGTGCCAGACATATAGCTATAACAACAGAGCTGGATGTTCTAATCCTGAAACTGGAACTGGTCCAGCAGAGTGCAGACAGGACAGACCAATGTGCTCAGGGAGTAAGTGTACCAGAAAAGTCTGTGGATGAAG GTGTGAAAGATGAAAATACTTCAACACATCCTTTACAGCTTGAATTAGATGAGTTCATCATATGTCAGAAGCCAGTGGAATTGCTTGGGGAAGAAAGTAAGCTATGTGAGATACCTGTCACACTGGAATCCACAGAGTTACCTACAGAAGACACAAAGCACTTCCAAGTGCAGTATCTGCTCTTCAG ACGTTTTGCACCCGACCAGTCACCTTTTGGTTTTTGTGAAGAGACGAAGTTGCACTCTGTTCAACTGCTTCCTGTATACCAGACAG GAATTTCTGCAACAGCCTATGAGAAAACTGAGAACAAGAGAAAACTTCTGagtctcttctgctttttctctttacCTCATGTTGGATATCTCTACTCTCTTGGGAAGTTAGTAGAACTAATTTCTACCTACCAATATTCAGAGAAGTCAGAGCAGGCAGTCCTCACTCCACAGTTCCTGCACGTCATTACAAG TCAGAACCTGCAGTGCTTCACAGTGCGatgcagtgcagcagcagctcgtggTGGGGATCCATATATTGACACGACCGTGAAG GTAGAATATAGTAGAACTTACGAAAATGTTAAAACTGAGAGCTGCATCCATCTTCTAAGTGAGGCTCACTTACTGGTCAGAGCAGCTATAATGGACCCTCATTTCCTTAAATCAGATGAGAAGGAAGATCTTCTAAGAGCATTCAGAGAAAGTTGTGCCTTCTTAGGAGACTGCTACAGCAG GTTTGACACAAAGGATTACCACCTTGCTTTGCCATACTACAGAATGTCAGGTTTATCCATGACTGAAGTTTTAAAGAGGCTAGTTTCAGAAGGTGATGAAATACAGACATACGAGAGAGGATTTATATTTTACTTAACTCATTCTCTTAATGAAGACTCAAATGAAGAATTAAGTAAG GAATCAGGAAATAAAGTTCTCCAGATATTCTATCTCGCGGACCCTGTGCAGCTGCCTGATATCCTTTGCAGTCCCAGCATGAGAAACATATGTCCTTTGACAGCTGTGAAGTATCTTCAGGAGGTAGAAAAGATGATGCCATCGGTGGTCCTGACACTTACTAAGGCTTTCTTGGCTCTGAAAATGGGAAACCTGACAATGTATGAACATGAAATGCAGTCCTATAAGGAG ACAACACTGGCTTGCGGCTTCATAGGGCAGCCACGGCTCCTGCAGCAGCGTAAGGAAGGAATTGTTATGCCAACTGAGTTTGCTGTTCACCTGAAGGAGATGCAGCCTGGTTTACTGGTGGCTGCCACTGTAGCTTTACATGAGAACAGTAAAATTGAACTAGAAGAAGCAGATACCTTTTTCAAG ATGTTGTGTAATAGCAGTGAAAACACTATTCCCCAGCTCCTGGTGGATTTCTGGGAAGCTCTTCTTGTAGTGTCCTCtcaggaaaaaatacttcaggaGCTCCTATTGAGGGTTACTTCTCAGTATGTTTGGAGAATATCAAAGAAGCAACTTCCTGAGACTAAGCCATTGAAAACAACAGAGGATCTA ATAAATTCCTGTAGTCATTTTGGGTTGATTGTCCCATGGGTAACTTCCATAATGTCAGTGGGATGTTTATATGACAGAGATTACCACGAAGACATCTCAAGATTACAG TCTCTTTTATGTAGTCAGTCAATCAATATAGCTTCAGCTCTGCCTGTTTTGGAGCCCCTGACAGAGGCTGACAGTGTTGGCCTCACTGTCCGTGTTCTCTGCAATACCCGTCTGGGCAAGTACGAGGAAGCCATTGACCAGCTGCTCAGCAGGTGTCCTGATGCAGTTGTGTTCTACGCTCAGCATGAGCTGAAAGGTGACAGTCAG GCTCTGTGGTGGAACAAGTTGCTTCCTGAACTTTGCAAGAGAACTAGACTTACTGGAAATGACTGCCCTGTTCTTATTTCATCACTCAAAG AAACTCTATCAATTGTTGCAATGGAACTGAAGCTAAGGGATTTCCTCAGTCTTCTGCCAGAAGATGGAACTGCAGCATTTTTTCTGCCACATCTTCTTCACTGCAGCCAGAGGAAGCTGGTGACCTAA
- the LOC100229371 gene encoding tubulin alpha-3 chain isoform X1 encodes MRECISIHVGQAGVQIGNACWELYCLEHGIQPDGQVPSDNTMGRGDDSFNTFFSETGAGKHVPRAVFVDLEPTVVDEVRTGTYRQLFHPEQLITGKEDAANNYARGHYTIGKEIVDLVLDRIRKLADLCTGLQGFLIFHSFGGGTGSGFASLLMERLSVDYGKKSKLEFAIYPAPQVSTAVVEPYNSILTTHTTLEHSDCAFMVDNEAIYDICRRNLDIGRPTYTNLNRLIGQIVSSITASLRFDGALNVDLTEFQTNLVPYPRIHFPLVTYAPIISAEKAYHEQLSVAEITHACFEPANQMVKCDPRHGKYMACCMLYRGDVVPKDVNAAIATIKTKRTIQFVDWCPTGFKVGINYQPPTVVPGADLAKVQRAVCMLSNTTAIAEAWARLDHKFDLMYTKRAFVHWYVGEGMEEGEFSEAREDLAALEKDYEEVGLDSVEAEAEEGDEY; translated from the exons ATG CGTGAATGCATATCCATCCATGTTGGCCAGGCTGGTGTTCAGATTGGCAATGCATGTTGGGAATTGTATTGTCTTGAACATGGGATCCAGCCTGATGGTCAAGTGCCTAGTGATAATACTATGGGACGTGGAGATGATTCATTTAACACTTTCTTCAGTGAGACAGGAGCTGGTAAACATGTTCCGAGAGCAGTGTTTGTAGACCTAGAACCAACCGTAGTTG atgAAGTACGTACAGGCACGTATAGGCAGTTATTCCATCCTGAGCAGCTCATTACTGGGAAAGAAGATGCCGCCAATAATTATGCTAGAGGCCATTATACCATTGGCAAAGAGATTGTTGATCTGGTGCTAGACCGCATTCGCAAACTG GCTGACCTGTGCACAGGGCTGCAAGGCTTCCTCATCTTTCATAGTTTTGGAGGAGGCACTGGTTCAGGGTTTGCATCACTGCTCATGGAAAGGCTATCTGTTGACTATGGCAAGAAATCTAAACTGGAGTTTGCAATTTATCCAGCACCACAAGTTTCCACTGCTGTAGTGGAACCCTACAACTCAATTCTAACTACCCACACAACATTAGAGCATTCAGACTGTGCCTTTATGGTAGATAATGAAGCCATTTATGATATATGTCGTCGTAACCTGGACATTGGCCGTCCTACTTACACCAATTTAAACCGTTTAATTGGGCAAATTGTTTCATCCATCACAGCTTCACTGCGTTTTGATGGAGCCCTCAATGTAGATCTGACAGAATTTCAAACTAACCTGGTTCCATACCCACGAATCCACTTCCCCTTGGTAACATATGCCCCTATCATCTCAGCTGAAAAAGCATATCATGAGCAGTTATCTGTGGCTGAAATTACCCACGCTTGCTTTGAACCAGCCAACCAAATGGTCAAGTGTGACCCTCGCCATGGCAAGTACATGGCCTGCTGCATGTTATACAGAGGCGATGTTGTGCCCAAAGATGTCAATGCAGCCATTGCCACTATCAAGACTAAACGTACCATTCAGTTTGTGGATTGGTGCCCAACTGGATTCAAG GTGGGCATTAACTACCAGCCTCCAACTGTGGTGCCAGGTGCTGATCTTGCCAAGGTGCAGCGGGCTGTGTGTATGCTGAGTAATACAACTGCTATTGCAGAAGCATGGGCTCGGCTTGACCACAAATTTGATCTCATGTATACTAAGCGTGCCTTTGTGCATTGGTATGttggggaggggatggaggaaggAGAATTTTCTGAAGCCCGGGAAgacctggctgccctggagaaAGATTATGAAGAAGTTGGCCTAGACTCAGTAGAAGCAGAAGCTGAAGAAGGAGATGAATATTGA
- the HPS3 gene encoding BLOC-2 complex member HPS3 isoform X1 — MVQLYNLHPFGSQRVVPCKQEPAHFCCGQDVLFVASAAASCRVEVFAVREEGRCEALGSFATLGPVLRMAHSSAGDYLVTIEEKSKATFLRAYTNWRCMSAGSSRVCVRMVGHKMEESYSEALKEQMSVVEMPLSDPPLCISCCPVNGDLLVGCKNKLVMFCLKYRVINQNLTLLDFERSLILHIDNLIPAEVAFCARHIAITTELDVLILKLELVQQSADRTDQCAQGVSVPEKSVDEGVKDENTSTHPLQLELDEFIICQKPVELLGEESKLCEIPVTLESTELPTEDTKHFQVQYLLFRRFAPDQSPFGFCEETKLHSVQLLPVYQTGISATAYEKTENKRKLLSLFCFFSLPHVGYLYSLGKLVELISTYQYSEKSEQAVLTPQFLHVITSQNLQCFTVRCSAAAARGGDPYIDTTVKACPPVTLDVCTLRMQLFIGPRAICHFKNHIILLTKADTEDITERRKPTRRMLSRKADSIKSRTNSESEPGWNLYIINTVSTIQLYREMVEYSRTYENVKTESCIHLLSEAHLLVRAAIMDPHFLKSDEKEDLLRAFRESCAFLGDCYSRFDTKDYHLALPYYRMSGLSMTEVLKRLVSEGDEIQTYERGFIFYLTHSLNEDSNEELSKESGNKVLQIFYLADPVQLPDILCSPSMRNICPLTAVKYLQEVEKMMPSVVLTLTKAFLALKMGNLTMYEHEMQSYKETTLACGFIGQPRLLQQRKEGIVMPTEFAVHLKEMQPGLLVAATVALHENSKIELEEADTFFKMLCNSSENTIPQLLVDFWEALLVVSSQEKILQELLLRVTSQYVWRISKKQLPETKPLKTTEDLINSCSHFGLIVPWVTSIMSVGCLYDRDYHEDISRLQSLLCSQSINIASALPVLEPLTEADSVGLTVRVLCNTRLGKYEEAIDQLLSRCPDAVVFYAQHELKGDSQALWWNKLLPELCKRTRLTGNDCPVLISSLKETLSIVAMELKLRDFLSLLPEDGTAAFFLPHLLHCSQRKLVT, encoded by the exons ATGGTGCAGCTTTACAACCTGCACCCGTTCGGGTCGCAGCGAGTAGTGCCCTGCAAGCAAGAACCGGCGCACTTCTGCTGCGGCCAAGATGTGCTGTTCGTGGCCAGCGCGGCGGCCAGCTGCAGGGTGGAGGTGTTCGCCGTGCGCGAAGAGGGCCGCTGCGAAGCCCTGGGCTCCTTCGCCACGCTGGGTCCGGTGCTGCGCATGGCGCACAGCTCGGCAG GAGACTACTTGGTGACaattgaagaaaaaagcaaagcaacttTCCTAAGAGCATATACGAACTGGAGATGCATGTCTGCAGGGAGCTCTCGTGTGTGTGTCCGGATGGTTGGTCACAAGATGGAAGAGTCATACAGTGAAGCCTTAAAAGAACAGATGTCAGTTGTTGAAATGCCACTTTCAGATCCTCCACTGTGCATTTCATGTTGTCCTGTGAATGGAGATCTTCTTGTGGGCTGCAAGAATAAACTAGTCATGTTCTGTTTGAAGTACCGTGTCATAAACCAGAATTTGACTCTGTTAGATTTTGAACGTTCCTTAATTTTGCACATTGATAACCTCATTCCTGCAGAAGTTGCATTTTGTGCCAGACATATAGCTATAACAACAGAGCTGGATGTTCTAATCCTGAAACTGGAACTGGTCCAGCAGAGTGCAGACAGGACAGACCAATGTGCTCAGGGAGTAAGTGTACCAGAAAAGTCTGTGGATGAAG GTGTGAAAGATGAAAATACTTCAACACATCCTTTACAGCTTGAATTAGATGAGTTCATCATATGTCAGAAGCCAGTGGAATTGCTTGGGGAAGAAAGTAAGCTATGTGAGATACCTGTCACACTGGAATCCACAGAGTTACCTACAGAAGACACAAAGCACTTCCAAGTGCAGTATCTGCTCTTCAG ACGTTTTGCACCCGACCAGTCACCTTTTGGTTTTTGTGAAGAGACGAAGTTGCACTCTGTTCAACTGCTTCCTGTATACCAGACAG GAATTTCTGCAACAGCCTATGAGAAAACTGAGAACAAGAGAAAACTTCTGagtctcttctgctttttctctttacCTCATGTTGGATATCTCTACTCTCTTGGGAAGTTAGTAGAACTAATTTCTACCTACCAATATTCAGAGAAGTCAGAGCAGGCAGTCCTCACTCCACAGTTCCTGCACGTCATTACAAG TCAGAACCTGCAGTGCTTCACAGTGCGatgcagtgcagcagcagctcgtggTGGGGATCCATATATTGACACGACCGTGAAG GCTTGTCCACCTGTCACACTGGATGTCTGTACATTAAGAATGCAGCTTTTTATAGGACCAAGAGCTATCTGTCATTTCAAAAACCATATAATTCTTTTAACTAAGGCAGACACAGAAGATATTACTGAAAGAAGAAAGCCTACAAGAAGGATGCT TTCCAGAAAGGCTGACAGCATCAAATCCAGAACAAATTCTGAGTCAGAGCCTGGTTGgaatttatatattataaacACTGTTTCAACAATTCAGCTTTACAGAGAAATG GTAGAATATAGTAGAACTTACGAAAATGTTAAAACTGAGAGCTGCATCCATCTTCTAAGTGAGGCTCACTTACTGGTCAGAGCAGCTATAATGGACCCTCATTTCCTTAAATCAGATGAGAAGGAAGATCTTCTAAGAGCATTCAGAGAAAGTTGTGCCTTCTTAGGAGACTGCTACAGCAG GTTTGACACAAAGGATTACCACCTTGCTTTGCCATACTACAGAATGTCAGGTTTATCCATGACTGAAGTTTTAAAGAGGCTAGTTTCAGAAGGTGATGAAATACAGACATACGAGAGAGGATTTATATTTTACTTAACTCATTCTCTTAATGAAGACTCAAATGAAGAATTAAGTAAG GAATCAGGAAATAAAGTTCTCCAGATATTCTATCTCGCGGACCCTGTGCAGCTGCCTGATATCCTTTGCAGTCCCAGCATGAGAAACATATGTCCTTTGACAGCTGTGAAGTATCTTCAGGAGGTAGAAAAGATGATGCCATCGGTGGTCCTGACACTTACTAAGGCTTTCTTGGCTCTGAAAATGGGAAACCTGACAATGTATGAACATGAAATGCAGTCCTATAAGGAG ACAACACTGGCTTGCGGCTTCATAGGGCAGCCACGGCTCCTGCAGCAGCGTAAGGAAGGAATTGTTATGCCAACTGAGTTTGCTGTTCACCTGAAGGAGATGCAGCCTGGTTTACTGGTGGCTGCCACTGTAGCTTTACATGAGAACAGTAAAATTGAACTAGAAGAAGCAGATACCTTTTTCAAG ATGTTGTGTAATAGCAGTGAAAACACTATTCCCCAGCTCCTGGTGGATTTCTGGGAAGCTCTTCTTGTAGTGTCCTCtcaggaaaaaatacttcaggaGCTCCTATTGAGGGTTACTTCTCAGTATGTTTGGAGAATATCAAAGAAGCAACTTCCTGAGACTAAGCCATTGAAAACAACAGAGGATCTA ATAAATTCCTGTAGTCATTTTGGGTTGATTGTCCCATGGGTAACTTCCATAATGTCAGTGGGATGTTTATATGACAGAGATTACCACGAAGACATCTCAAGATTACAG TCTCTTTTATGTAGTCAGTCAATCAATATAGCTTCAGCTCTGCCTGTTTTGGAGCCCCTGACAGAGGCTGACAGTGTTGGCCTCACTGTCCGTGTTCTCTGCAATACCCGTCTGGGCAAGTACGAGGAAGCCATTGACCAGCTGCTCAGCAGGTGTCCTGATGCAGTTGTGTTCTACGCTCAGCATGAGCTGAAAGGTGACAGTCAG GCTCTGTGGTGGAACAAGTTGCTTCCTGAACTTTGCAAGAGAACTAGACTTACTGGAAATGACTGCCCTGTTCTTATTTCATCACTCAAAG AAACTCTATCAATTGTTGCAATGGAACTGAAGCTAAGGGATTTCCTCAGTCTTCTGCCAGAAGATGGAACTGCAGCATTTTTTCTGCCACATCTTCTTCACTGCAGCCAGAGGAAGCTGGTGACCTAA